One part of the Bacteroidota bacterium genome encodes these proteins:
- a CDS encoding T9SS type A sorting domain-containing protein, translating to MLNFKKQRFCTLFCLLFASMFTGTAYSQTISVALPDTFVTETDAVMVPVTVSDVSTLGIISFDMTIAFDPEIIQINNIAKLDGIAAGFFYSNNLGLDGKVAIAAAGVDTLTGAGPLFYLEAGFLKDGSSEMSFDKVNFEVDSLEVEAQNGRLRNISPASVEDPVAVSGATLLSHMYPNPFFASTTLTMDLPETALVSVEVYNLAGQRQDYYPPRPLAAGANQLFNIDASSMPAGSYFYRITAQSQGTTRYGGGMMTIIH from the coding sequence ATGTTGAATTTCAAAAAACAACGATTCTGCACCCTGTTTTGCCTGCTGTTTGCAAGTATGTTTACAGGCACGGCGTATAGTCAAACCATCAGTGTAGCGCTGCCCGATACATTTGTCACCGAAACTGATGCGGTTATGGTACCGGTCACAGTGAGTGACGTATCAACGCTTGGTATCATTTCCTTTGACATGACCATTGCCTTCGACCCTGAGATCATCCAGATAAACAATATCGCAAAACTTGATGGCATAGCCGCAGGGTTTTTCTATTCAAATAACCTTGGCCTGGATGGTAAAGTGGCCATTGCAGCTGCCGGCGTAGATACCCTGACGGGTGCTGGTCCGCTGTTTTATTTAGAAGCCGGTTTTCTGAAAGATGGATCCAGTGAAATGAGTTTCGATAAAGTAAACTTTGAAGTTGATTCTTTAGAAGTTGAAGCACAAAATGGCCGCCTGCGCAATATCAGCCCGGCAAGTGTAGAAGACCCTGTTGCAGTATCAGGCGCTACGCTATTATCTCACATGTATCCAAATCCATTTTTTGCTTCGACTACGTTAACTATGGATCTTCCGGAGACAGCTCTGGTATCTGTTGAAGTATACAATCTAGCAGGTCAACGACAAGATTATTATCCGCCTCGCCCCCTGGCGGCTGGCGCCAACCAACTTTTCAACATAGACGCTTCATCGATGCCTGCCGGCTCCTACTTCTACCGGATAACCGCCCAGAGCCAGGGCACTACACGTTACGGTGGTGGCATGATGACCATAATCCATTAA
- a CDS encoding dicarboxylate/amino acid:cation symporter produces the protein MPWYKKLHWQIIIGLLLGLVYGIIAASAGWIEFTNDYIAPFGTIFLRLLQLIAVPLVLASLITGVASLSNLQKLSRIGGKTIGIYLATTFIALVIGLVLVNVMEPGSTVPPDVRDQLQETYSADAASRQQQADQAKERGPLQILVDIVPANFFSAASSNRNMLQIVFFAIFAGIGLILLERAKAKPLLDIFDSLNELIIKLVDLIMYTAPVGVFALLAGTITSIASGGAVIELLTALGYYCIAVLLGLIIHTCVTYPTLLKIFTPVSLKTFFRGIAPAQLVAFSTSSSGATLPVTMETAEKNIGVSEEVSSFVLPLGATINMDGTGLYQAIAAVFIAQTVGMDLSLTAQLTIVFTALLASIGTAAVPGAGIIMLVIILEAVGVPNAGIALILGVDRILDMCRTVTNVTGDVTVATIVAASEGQLKVPVEA, from the coding sequence ATGCCCTGGTATAAGAAGTTGCACTGGCAGATTATCATCGGATTGCTGCTGGGCCTTGTTTATGGCATTATTGCCGCCTCAGCCGGCTGGATTGAATTTACAAACGACTACATTGCCCCATTTGGTACCATTTTTCTGCGCCTGCTACAGTTGATTGCAGTACCACTGGTGCTTGCATCCCTGATTACCGGGGTTGCGTCGCTCTCTAACCTGCAAAAACTTTCTCGCATTGGCGGGAAGACAATAGGGATTTACCTGGCTACAACTTTTATCGCGTTGGTCATTGGCCTGGTGCTGGTTAATGTTATGGAGCCCGGCAGCACGGTACCGCCTGACGTGCGGGACCAGTTGCAAGAGACCTACAGCGCTGATGCGGCGTCTCGTCAGCAACAAGCTGATCAGGCCAAAGAGCGTGGGCCTTTGCAGATTCTGGTGGACATCGTGCCGGCCAACTTTTTCTCAGCGGCATCCAGCAACCGCAACATGTTGCAGATCGTGTTCTTCGCCATTTTTGCTGGGATTGGCCTGATTTTGCTGGAGCGTGCAAAAGCCAAACCGTTGCTGGATATTTTTGACAGCCTCAATGAGCTGATCATTAAGCTGGTTGATCTGATTATGTATACAGCGCCAGTTGGGGTGTTTGCGCTCCTTGCCGGCACGATCACGTCGATTGCCAGTGGCGGCGCAGTAATCGAGTTACTTACAGCGCTTGGCTATTACTGTATCGCAGTGCTGCTCGGCTTGATTATTCACACCTGTGTTACATACCCTACGCTGCTGAAGATCTTTACGCCTGTAAGCCTTAAAACCTTCTTCCGGGGCATAGCGCCAGCGCAGCTGGTTGCCTTCTCTACATCGTCCAGTGGCGCAACGCTGCCAGTAACGATGGAGACAGCCGAAAAAAACATCGGGGTTTCTGAAGAAGTATCGTCTTTTGTGCTACCGCTTGGGGCAACCATCAACATGGACGGTACAGGACTCTACCAGGCCATTGCTGCGGTGTTTATTGCGCAGACCGTAGGCATGGACCTTTCGCTTACCGCCCAACTTACCATTGTATTTACGGCACTGCTGGCTTCAATAGGAACGGCAGCTGTACCGGGCGCCGGCATCATTATGCTGGTCATCATACTGGAGGCGGTTGGTGTGCCCAATGCTGGTATTGCGTTGATTTTGGGTGTAGACCGTATCCTGGATATGTGCCGAACGGTAACAAACGTAACAGGGGACGTGACCGTTGCAACAATCGTTGCCGCAAGTGAGGGCCAGTTAAAGGTGCCTGTTGAAGCGTAG
- a CDS encoding thioredoxin family protein yields the protein MKITLLILMLGLLASVPAQNDWHSLSEALPLAAKQQQPVLVYVSAPWCGPCLTMEAEVFPKAAPLLARFVKARLRYDDNDSRIQLGHRVLTPFEWTQHLGIEATPGFVVLDHAGNVLTQHTGYLDSKSFNLLLAFIATDAYKHASFEVYVSKHG from the coding sequence ATGAAAATAACACTGCTCATTTTGATGCTGGGCTTGTTGGCCTCCGTGCCTGCTCAAAACGACTGGCATTCACTTTCCGAGGCACTCCCGCTGGCAGCGAAGCAACAGCAACCTGTGCTTGTTTACGTAAGCGCGCCCTGGTGTGGCCCTTGCCTCACGATGGAAGCCGAGGTTTTCCCCAAGGCGGCGCCCTTGCTTGCTCGCTTTGTCAAAGCCAGGTTGCGCTATGACGACAACGACAGCAGGATTCAACTGGGGCATCGGGTGTTAACACCATTTGAATGGACGCAGCATCTTGGCATTGAAGCAACCCCGGGGTTTGTCGTGCTCGATCATGCCGGCAATGTGCTCACGCAACACACGGGGTATCTCGATTCAAAATCTTTCAATTTACTCCTCGCCTTCATCGCTACTGACGCTTACAAACATGCCTCATTTGAAGTCTATGTTAGCAAGCATGGATAA
- a CDS encoding TonB-dependent receptor, with the protein MNNRTALFPVRALLLAACLLVAFTQITTAQPAQTQSSIEGIIRASDGMPVPFANITVKGTAEGTAADINGHYTLTLNLAANAKNRTVTLVAAAIGFQSSATTLTVNTTSTYTLDFNLDEGLLELDGIVVSGNLVETHVKDTPVKVDVISARYLEKIPSANIMEALENVNGLSQQIDCGVCGTNNIRINGMDGPYTAVLIDGMPIMSSLATVYGLNGISPALIQQIEVVKGPMSTLYGSEAMGGVINIITKQAQTAPGLTLNAFGTSDGEYAMDIGVVPTRGKLSTLVSSTLFYNDRFVDKNGDNFSDLTLNKRASLFGKALLTDEEGFKRLAVSARYYFEDRMGGTHDFISQFTPALRGSDQLYGETIKTSRVELLGSYYFPFTAPLRLDIAFNTHAQESFYGDQQYDARQLVAYAQAVLPLYLNPANTLTLGAAMRLQQYDDNTGATGVFAGDMLIQNQVDTRQTPGIFAQHELLPTQNMRLLTGLRLDYQESHGIIPSPRVSLKVNPADNTTLRFNAGTGFRIVNLFTEDHAAYAGARATVLLEKIKPERSVNGTISAQQIVPIPAGPLTVDLDVFYSYFTNKITPDYATPGVIRYENLDGSATTRGISLSLNQNFIGSGLRYTLGGTLLDVFTKEMGEKQALEFAPAFEGVASITYDVALVNLTIDYTANLKGPMHLPVFASPFERPDTSPAFSVHNLQVTREFNTGAGDIVQVYAAVENLFDYTQPAPLIDPGNPFGPNFDTSYVYGPIHGRHFGLGVRLMAR; encoded by the coding sequence ATGAATAATCGCACCGCCTTGTTTCCAGTCCGCGCCTTGTTGCTCGCAGCCTGTTTGCTGGTTGCCTTTACGCAAATAACAACCGCCCAGCCAGCGCAGACCCAGAGCTCAATCGAAGGTATAATCCGTGCATCGGATGGCATGCCGGTCCCTTTTGCCAACATCACGGTGAAAGGCACTGCCGAGGGCACAGCTGCAGACATTAACGGGCACTACACGCTTACACTGAATCTCGCAGCGAATGCCAAAAACCGTACGGTAACGCTTGTTGCTGCAGCCATTGGATTCCAGTCTTCAGCAACCACCCTTACTGTTAACACCACATCCACTTACACATTAGATTTCAACCTGGATGAAGGTTTGCTGGAATTAGATGGTATTGTTGTTTCTGGCAATCTGGTCGAGACGCATGTCAAAGACACCCCCGTCAAAGTAGATGTGATTTCAGCCCGTTACCTGGAGAAAATTCCATCAGCAAACATTATGGAGGCACTCGAAAATGTAAACGGCCTCTCTCAGCAAATTGATTGCGGTGTGTGCGGCACCAATAACATTCGTATCAATGGTATGGACGGGCCCTACACGGCCGTGCTCATTGACGGCATGCCCATCATGAGTAGCCTTGCAACGGTGTACGGGTTAAATGGCATCAGTCCAGCCCTTATCCAGCAAATTGAAGTTGTCAAAGGTCCCATGTCTACCCTCTATGGGTCAGAAGCCATGGGGGGTGTCATCAATATCATTACCAAACAAGCACAGACAGCACCCGGCCTTACCCTGAACGCCTTTGGGACAAGCGACGGCGAATACGCCATGGATATCGGTGTTGTACCAACCCGCGGCAAACTGTCTACGCTCGTTTCAAGCACCCTCTTTTACAATGACAGGTTTGTAGATAAGAATGGCGACAACTTCTCTGACCTCACACTAAACAAACGCGCCTCTTTATTTGGAAAAGCGTTGCTGACTGATGAGGAGGGGTTCAAAAGGCTTGCCGTCTCTGCCCGCTACTATTTCGAAGACCGTATGGGCGGGACGCATGACTTCATTAGTCAATTCACGCCCGCGTTGCGTGGTTCTGACCAACTCTACGGCGAAACGATCAAAACATCGCGTGTTGAATTGCTGGGTAGTTACTACTTCCCTTTCACAGCCCCACTCAGGCTTGACATAGCATTCAACACCCATGCGCAGGAGAGCTTTTACGGCGACCAGCAATACGACGCGCGACAGCTTGTAGCGTATGCCCAGGCGGTTTTACCGCTGTATTTAAATCCGGCCAACACGCTCACATTGGGCGCCGCCATGCGGTTACAGCAGTACGATGACAACACCGGGGCCACAGGTGTGTTTGCAGGAGATATGCTCATCCAAAACCAGGTAGATACCCGGCAAACGCCAGGCATTTTTGCACAACACGAACTCCTGCCGACGCAAAACATGCGACTGCTAACCGGCTTGCGGCTGGACTATCAGGAAAGCCACGGCATTATTCCGTCTCCCCGCGTAAGTCTTAAAGTTAATCCGGCTGACAACACAACACTGCGTTTCAATGCCGGCACCGGCTTTCGCATTGTAAACCTCTTCACGGAAGACCACGCAGCCTACGCTGGTGCCCGCGCTACCGTGCTATTGGAGAAAATTAAACCCGAACGCTCGGTAAACGGCACCATCAGTGCGCAACAAATTGTGCCCATCCCAGCAGGGCCGCTCACTGTCGACCTGGATGTCTTCTACTCTTATTTCACAAACAAAATCACACCTGACTATGCGACACCAGGTGTGATCCGCTATGAAAATCTGGATGGCAGCGCCACAACGCGTGGCATCTCGCTGTCGCTGAATCAGAATTTTATTGGTTCAGGACTGCGTTACACGCTCGGTGGGACCTTGCTGGATGTGTTTACAAAAGAAATGGGCGAGAAACAGGCATTGGAATTTGCGCCGGCATTTGAAGGCGTCGCAAGCATTACGTACGACGTGGCGCTTGTCAACCTGACGATAGATTACACGGCCAACCTGAAAGGTCCCATGCACCTGCCAGTGTTTGCAAGCCCCTTTGAGCGTCCTGATACTTCTCCTGCGTTCAGCGTGCACAACCTGCAGGT